The following nucleotide sequence is from Stigmatopora nigra isolate UIUO_SnigA chromosome 8, RoL_Snig_1.1, whole genome shotgun sequence.
tggtttgagGGTATTTTAGTATGACATATGAACAGCATATTGCTTATATAGTACCTTGCCTGTATAGTTATTTGAACCGGACAAATGAGGACAAAACCGATTGGAAACGTAAACAACGGAATGCTGTATTTGAATTCATGATTTCAGAactgtaaatgtattttatgaatACTATAAAAGTATTTCCATtgttaaatagaaaaatatcagTGTAATCATTCCCACAAGGCATTTCTTGAATCATTTGTGATAAAACGACGCCACCTGCTGAGCAATAACATTAATGTTCTAGTCATGGGCACCCACCAAATCATCCGGTGACTCTGCATGTAATCCTCCAACTTCCAAGAAACTTCCTGAGCTGGCAAAATGCAATTGAAGATGTTCAGGAATAGCAGATCTGGCGATTCTGTTAGGCATGTGAGAGCCAACCAGAAATTCATTGCTTAAATCCAAAAGCTTCACATGAAGAGCAACGGCTTCTTTTCTCTACAGAATTGACAAACGACATGTCTTAAAATTCCAATGACACAGTGGATGATTTTTACACATGCAACGATATGCTCACCAGTTTCTCATCCAGATGAATTCCACTGATTTCAAAGTCAAACATGAATAACTCGGCGACTCTCctgcaaaaacaataacacGCATATGAGACTGTTTTGATTTCATTTCTAAAGAGATAAATGGCAAAGGGACTTGCACCAATGGCAAATCCTAAAAGTGGGGGAACAAGTACATAATACAAAGAAACTTTACCTTGTGTCTGCATCAAGCTGAGCCAAAAGCTCTGGGTTGTCCATCAACTTTTTTAAACTCTTACATAGCTCCACATTGGTGTTCAATCTGAAACATAGTCAAGTTTATTTAACAAGAATATAACTGACTAATATTAATAGAATGAGATTGGGTGTAACTCTTACTTCTCGACGACAGTACCGATGTCCATGCAGGTTTTCTCGGCTGCCTCGCGGTATATTGGATCTGGATGTGCCACTTTAACAAAATCCGCCTGGAAGTGACAGGATACATTAACGTTGAATATGATGATTATTACATTCTTCTGAGTGAAATTATTTTGCACTTATCCATGCAATTTTGGCATGTAAACACCTATCTGAAATGGTACTTGATGATGAACTTACCAAGTCTGCCACTCTGCAAAGGCCATCTGAGAGTTGATCAAAAGCGGTTACTGTCTCAACCCCTGGAGGAGAGGAACAAACTTTTTCAACCAACAACTGTGTGTTCTTTAAAGCTGTCTGTGTGGCCACCTGGAATCCAGCAGGGGAGCTCAGCTCTGGCACCCCAAACAAACCCTAGAATCATACATTACAGGTAAGATTAGTCCTATTTGAAGACCATAACCATCCAAATAAATGGACATGTTAAAACAGTGGCATTCTCGAATTCCAGTATATTATTCTATGCTagataataatcataatgataaaAGACAATATAGATTGTATCCAGAAGGAATGTGAAaagttcaaaataaatacattactcaccacacttttttcatagtttagtGGTCTGATGTTGGGTTTGCTATTGAAAGCTGCCCCAACAGGTGACCATGTTGTGACATTCTTGCGAAAATACGTCCACAGACCTTTGTGCTTCAAACAGTGGAGAAGACGCTTACTCCCCGACATGATCGTCCGTCCTATTGTTGAATAGTCGTTCGTTTATGGATGCTTCGTATTTGGCAAATAGAGACTGGCAGAGGGCATGCTAACTCTAGTTTCCCCGATAGCATGagctgcaataaaaaaataaaaaataaaaaaaaacaagcgaaTTGAGCGATGGCAcgtgactttaaaaaatcccaacaaTAAAGGTATTCAATATTAAAAACGATCAAACACGACAGCCTCAAAACACCACAAACTATGACAGGCATGATCACAAACAGGGTTGTAGCTACTTCATCGACACAATGCAAATTTGTCTTACCACGCACTTGTGAAAAAGGCAGCATATACTTTTGAAGGTCATATACTTCGTAGTGATCTATAATAGTCAGTAGATGGGTGACCACGTTATAGTATAGTTTTAATGCTGGCAACTGTCGAAAGTGTGGCAAACGAAAACGTGTTTCGTCATACATGTGCGACAATGCTGCGCTTAATGATTACACTTACAAAATTTGGTGGGTGTGGTTGTTATCTAAAAGGTGATAGGCCAAGGCAAACACCTGTCAAATcccttcaatgttttttttttattactatattAATTTCCTATATTATTAGAAGGATAAGCAGTAccgaaaataaatgaatgactatTATTGGCAGCAGCAGCATTTAAAAAGCATGTTTGATGCCATTATTCTGCCATTGGCTGCTAGGTGGTCATCAATACAATGCTCTTTGAAAATAATCTTTGCGTGTATGTTAAAAAGGGGATAAGTCATAACATGGTAATTAAGTGTGAATTCTTCATTACTGGTTATTTCTTACACAGGAAACCACAATGAATGACTTAATTTGCCACTGAAATCTCTTTATTGAAGGTGTAGTACTAAACCAATGagcaaaatgtcaaaacaactGCATTAAGAGAATCCCACATAAACCAAAGAAAACCATGTTCTAGAAAACTGAAGAATTGAACAAAGGACAATTAATTGTCTTCCCAATATGAGAAATCACAGTTCTTTTCTGCATTAAGTACATCTGGTTAATAGTACTTGGCAAATTGTACCAATTTGTGACATATGACAAGacgaatttgaagaaaaaaaaacttaaataaacatGTTGCTACTGAACGATGGCCAATTCATTCTCAATAATGAACATACTAtatacaattacaaaaaaaagagaaaaaaagggagacaCGTCTTTCATTTGGCTCATATCAACTCATAacacagtcaaaaaaaaatctgtgtattATGGATTTACAAAGGAGTGCTGTAGTCTTAAGTGACAATGTGAATTGGTTTATCTTAGTTGCAAACGCTTCAACATTTGCCCTCGTGGAATTGTTGTTTGACCATTTGatagttaaaaacaaaacaataactgCATGGCCAGAGACTAAGAAGGTAAACTTGTTTGACCCCTGAGTTTCTAATGCAAAACTAGTTTAGTGTATGAAATACCTTACAGTGTTTCTTAGTGCAAGCCAGCAATATGCTTAGATTTACCAGAGGTATATTAGATAGCACCCAAGATTCCTAACAATTTGACTTTGCTGACCACAATCACAACAAGCAGTATGGGCAGGTGGCATTTTTGATCTGTTTCCTCGTGAAAACCAGCAGTTCAAATGCTTGAATTTGTGTTACGTCTATAAACGTGTTTTtcatagaaaatataaatatcccTGAAAGAAACAGATTTCACAGCATATTTTGAGGAAAACCAGTGCTGCTACCATAACATCAAGTGTCTGTTTACAGTCTCCAGTTGTCATTCCTCTTCGGGCTTCACTCACTGTCATGATAAAGGACAGTCCTTTTCCCCCGATTGCGAGTGTTAACGCGGCCCTTATGTTGTGGTTTGGTGTACGACTCCGCACTGTCCTCCCCTTCCGAGACCACTCGTGGTCGCCGTTGTCTTAACTGGCGACTGGCAGTCCTTTCGCCGCTACTCCCAGCCAGTCTCGTATGGCTCCTTCTCTTTGAACTACTGTTAGACCCTGAGCTGCCATAAGAGTTTTTGCTAGCTGCGGACAACCGCTCACTTTCAGAGTCAGAACTGTGATCGCTGCTGCAGCTTTCCATCCGCGTTTTTTGTTTGGATGGCCTGTTGTTCTTCCCTCTCTGCGAGACGCCACCCACTTTTTCCTCCTGGTCGGAATTGGAAGGGGAAAGGCTATCCTCCTTGTCTTCTTTTGATTCCCATTTGTcctgctttttgttgtttttggccaCTGACTTTTGCTCTTCTTCATCTGATCCTGATGTGTAAATGAGTTTTCTCTTGGAAGATGTTTGAATCCTACTTTTATTTGGAGATGTTTTCTTTGACTCACTTTTATTACAGCCTTCCTTTGATACTCTGCTTGCTTTGTTGCTGTTTCTAAGTCGGGTCTGGCTCCCAGAGTCTTCCTCAGAAGCCGAGCTCTCgctaatgtatttctttttgggCAAAACTCTGAGGCGAAGCCGCTTGCTTGAAACTTTTTCTGAATCTTCCGATTCTTCATCTGACGAACCAGTGGAGCGTTTCCTTCTCAATTTCTTCGGTTTAAATTCCTGCGCAGAGTTTTCGGAAGCAGAAGTGTCCTCCCGGGGtcgttttgttttgttgctgtTCCTTGCAAACCTGCTCTTGTTCCTATAATCATCACTTGAGTGATTGCTTTCAGCTTCaaccttttcttcttttttcaacCTTTTCCTGTGGGGTTTCTTCGGCGTATCACTTAGCACCTCGGAATCACCTGCATCTAGTTTGTTAGCCGAGGCAGATTTTTGATGATCTTGGCTTTTAGACATGGACATTTTGCTCTTTTTAGAGTCTTTGAAAGGAGATTGACCCTTGTTTCTTCCATTTTGCTGTATTCGTCGCTTGAGACAGTCCTCTTCATCTGAGCTTATGGGAGGTTTGCGTCGGGGAGTCTTTCTTTTGGATGTTTCTTCCTCTacttctgcttcctcctcctcctcctcactggTAATCCTACAATTTCGGGTTGAGCTTCTACTGCGCTTATGACGCACAGTCGTTTGATtctctttttcttcctccacgGCTCCAGATTGTTCTTTTGCGGCTTTGTCCACCTGCCTAGAGTTGCTGTCCATCTTGCGATTTGGGCTGTGTCCATTCACACAATTCAAAGTTCCTGCAAAGAAGTCATTTATGACGTAAGATTTCTGGACTTACGAATATAAGTAAAATATTAACACACCATTGCTTTTTGTATTGGTGGGTATTCTTGTATCCCCGTTTGGCTTCTTCTGAGAGGAGCTTGAAGAACTGCTGTCATTGAAATTTTCCTCATCCTGGGATTCTTCAGACTGTCCCTCTGAACTTCcagaacctaaaaaaaaatagacattattAATATCCTGAAAACTGTGCATTAATATCCATAAAATACAGCATGCATGATTTTAGCTACTCACCGTGTTGCTCTTCTGAATCAGAGCTGCTCTGAAGCACAGTGGTGCGTTTGTTAGAACGAGGGGTCTTGCGGAGGCGGCTCCCTATcggcttttcctcctcctcctcttcctcctcctcctcgtccccttcatcttcatcttcctcgTCTGATGCTTCAAGGAGTTTTATCTTATTGACAGCCGCCCTTGCCGTTTTCCGCTTGAGTGATCGACGTATTGTTatttcatcctcttcttctccatCAGAGGCCGGAGATGAGGTTTGGTTGAAGGCCCTGCGATGACGCCTCTCTCTGCGAGAAGACCGGCTGGCATGACCGTTCATCTCTGGTCTCCCCTCTGGATATAGAGTATCAAAAAATGCACAGCATAATCCTTAGTAATGCACATTAAGAGGGTGGATGATAaacttttaccttttttttttctgtctgcagCAGCGGCATTTCGGGTCAGTCGTACGCTACTGCCTTTTGCTACCCGACTGGGATAGCGACGACCCGAAGAATGGGAAGATTCGTCCCCGTTGTCTCGCCCTCCACCTTCACTGTCAAATGgctcctcaccctcttcctcaGCTTCCTTCTCATCGCTGTCACTGATAtcaactagaaaaaaaatattggcatAAATTTTCAAGAATGAAATACTATTCAGAATAACATTCCTAGTTAACGTTATATCCCTGGGATTGCCtatgtcaaaatattgaagGTCATGTTAAGGAGAATTAATCGAGTCGGTGACATTGGACTGCTATTATGTGACCACTACTGTATATTTCCTTTTTCTACAACAACCAACCTTTTTTACGCTGTTTGGAAGAGCTGCCCCTTGTGACTCTGGCTTTTTGTTTCCCATGATAGTGTTTGGAGGTACCTGGACCCGACTCCACCTCTGATTCACTGACTTCACTTTCAGACTCTGAAGAAAACAGATCAAAATTCATTATAACAAAACACAATGAACCTTTAGTTGCAAAGCTTAGCTTTTAATGAacttttcttgttgattttggagTTGCTGCAtggtacaacaacaacaacacaacaaaaGATTTGATTTGGTTGGAAATGTACACCATTGGGAAACGGTATTGCTTTTGTACCTGCTGTTGATGAAGCAACTTTAGAAGCGGAATCATCATCTGAGGAGATTTGACCAGTGCTGCTTCTTCGAGATCTTCTGGCCCGCTCAGGAGCCAAGACTTTGGCTGAGGTAGATTTGGTCCTAAACGCAGACTCTCCGTTTCCCTGAGTTTTGACAGAACCTCTCTTTTGACTGAAGACGGAAAAataaattgtcatcataccttaatcataaaataaaatatttcaaaaacatttggTGTGATATTCATGCATCAATGACATTTTGTTGCTCAGAGACGAAAAATACACGTgcaacactgaagaaaaaacagaaatccCACCTTGTTGTTGCAGTTGTTGAATCATGCGTTTTCTTTTTGAATCGCTGGCTACGACGAAGCCTGGCACTGCTCTTCACAGCAGTTTTATAATCTGATATGATAGTTCGGATTTGCTCCTCAAAGAAGGCAGAGAGTCGCAAGGTCATGCTGTAAATCtagaagggttaaaaaaaaaaaaaaaacagtaagcaACGCAACCTCAAAAGCAAAATGTAATTCAAATGTTAACACCAtttacttttaatattttagtttcaATAACTGAAATCCTACCTTAGACCTTTTATTGGGTGTGTAAGCTTTAGCATTTGCAAATATTAAACGAGTGTCTTTGCAAAGCTCAATAGGATTTTCATAGCGTTCCCCCCCTAAGGTCCTTTTCACAGTTCCAAAGTCCATTGGCGTATCAATGATGTTGTGATAGTCCTGGTGATATTAAGCAAAATGTTTAGAAACCAAACCTCTGCACAACTTTGATTTGACCATTTTTATGCAGTTTTCAACTTACGGGATAATTGTCAGGATTCACAGGCTCTCTGAATGGCTCAGAGTCCTCACACTCAAATATGTAGTTTAGCAGATTTTTGCACTGCTCCTTCCAAGCATCTCTGTCAGGCACGACCTCCATAGAGCGCTAAAAAAACCAAAGTAGAGTGAAGTGATCCCTTATATAGTTTAAACTGGCCATATTTCTTGCCATCCACTttgaaatttttaaaaacatgggaCAACTTTAACTGATATGTTACCTGACGCAGTCTGTGCCCTGAGGAAGTTCCTGGAGCTTCTGTATCTGCTTCCTGTGagattaaagaaatatttttccttaaGTAAACTTTTAGTTTCCATTCAAAGTCTAGTcaagaggaaaacaaacagTGCATGCATATACAGTCCAAGGATGTacctcatcatcctcatccatTTCTTCAACAACACTATAAATCTCCATGATGTCTGTGCAGCTAGGATTACTGcaaaaaggaggagaaaaatCACTCGATTTGTAGACAATTATTTGCTGGAGAATTACACAActtgatgtttttaaaaagccagCCTACTTGACAAATTTCTGGAGGACATTTGTGATGATTTTCGCAGAGTGGGCAATCTTACTCCTTGGCTCATTGAAAGTGCGGGCATTGTGTGCAATGTATCTGATATCCCAAATTAATGCTGAGAGACGCCTGTGGAATAACAAAGCCTTGTTAGGAGTGCACTCATTGAGACACATTTCCACTTTGTGACAGTGAAATCATATCTCAAGTTACATCTAGTAGGAGAACTGACCTGTAGAATTTGTTCATGAGTCGAAATCTTATGGTGTCGAGATCAGTAGGATAAGCAATCACAGTACAGTAGGTGGGGTATTGCGTCAGGTCTACAGGCCCAGAGAAAGGCGCCGAAATCTCTGTGATAAAAACACCAGAAGTGAGCGTTCTTTGCTTAAGATCTACTTGTTGAGCACCAATGTTCTAGGCTGaattacacaatttaaaaaaaaaaacaaagttggtAAAACAATTGTACAAAACTGGAGTCAACAAATCTTGTATAATTAAAGTACACACCAATTGTGCTGAGCTGGCTAATGCCAGGGACGATTCGCTCAGACTCTTGGTCACGGCTCCTGTCTCCCCACTCTCCCTTCATTGGCTTGTACATCAGCTCGCTCATCTCTTCTGCCGTAACAGGAATGCTGCCCCCTTCCGATTCTGGAAGTTCAGCTGTGAACAGAGAACACTAATGAGATACCACCAAAGTAAATAGGAGTGTCTGCACAGAAGTTGATAGCAAACAAAACAGGCAATTACTACTTTAAATTTAATAAAGCTAAAAATATCACCCAGGATGAATGCCTGAACATTACCATCCTCTGGAATAGCTTCCATATCCCAGGGACTCAGCTTTTCATTTTCTCCATTGTCCCATCTAATGAAAAAGACATGAAATAATCaagtttggaacaaaaaccatgTTCATTTCAAATAACCAGAAcacattgtatttattcatcacCCACCTAACTTTAAAGCACTGGAAGAGACTATCCGCATATTCTAGTTGGTACGGCTCCTGACACACGATTGTGCCAAACCACCAGGCGTCGTCTATTACGGAGCGGAACCGATcacctgcaaaataaaaaaatgaaaaatgaaaaattttaGAAAACGGGTGGGGGGCAAAAAATTAACATGTGTACAATGCCTAGCAAAGCTGCTATTTGAAATGACCTCCATAAAAAGTGTTCAACTCAGTACATTTAACCCCATCATGTCCTAAATGGGCAGCTAAAAACTTAAGTCTTGtctaaaaactcacctggttgCCAGTTTTTACGCAGTGCTTCATCGTAACTTTGCCTCAGCACCAGGAAATCTATTACATCCGGCATATCATGATATCTATGAAGAGAAATATTTATGGTATTTGTTGCAGCTTGATTTCAATTTTTCCCACAAACACAAACTGTGATACTGGCAAAAAAACGGACTTACTTGACAGAAAAGGACTTGTCTGTGATTTTGCCTGTGCCGTGGTCGATTAAAGTCAGTTTCAAACAGCAGAGTGTCGGAGGACAGACTTCATATTTGATACCTGTAATCTTTACAAATTCTTggtcctggaaaaaaacaagcagaagGATGTTTTACTCCCAAACAGAGTATTTTTTTCACTGTCATGAATAAATTGGGTACATTTGACTACATATACACAAGCCCTTTTTCCTAGCTGCATTAAAATCTTTGTCATCTTAATTGTCTTACCCGcagcaccatttttttccatggttGCTTGTCTAAGTTGATAGGGTACAAGTCATTTCGTTTCACAGCCTCAACATAAGCCTCGTGGCCTTGTCGGAAGTAAATCACctgaaacaagaaaacaaaaagctttcaaaaaaactacaagacttttgtctccttttttttttaaacgcacaaacacacacctcaTCACCCATTTGAGGAACGAAAGGAGTTTTCCTAGGAATGACATCAGTGATCCATAAAGAGGGTCGGAACTCATTTGACACCTCCCTGTTGATTGAAGGTCTGACTTTTGGCCTCTGATAGGAAAGACACAAAAAACTCTAAAATAACCAGAACTGACAACACAGTCAGATTGAGATTTTGTCAACAAACTTATACAGTAGCTTCGGTATAATTTTGCATTGTAAGCACAGTGCTTCTTAACTCACTCTGGGAGACTTATTCTTTGATTTCTTggctttttcttttccctttgttgcatttttttcctcctcgtcactctgttgttgttgttgttgctgctgctgctgctgctctttctcttcctcttcctcctcattttcttcctcttcttcttctgaaCTGCTGAGCGGACGACGTACACGTTTGCGTGACATGGGTGGCTGAAGGTTGATGCCAGCATCTGCTGTCCAGTCTGAATACTCACTGGACGAGTGACTGCAAAaatttaagttattaatgaatataaaatgcAAGTACAATTGATGGACTGGTGCAGAAAATAGGTCAGCAGTTTGAATTCCATAGCAAAAACTACAAATCCCAGACAatgttgacagtcttaaaactaTGGAAATTTCAAAATGTAACTACCTTGGGCTGTCACTATTCCACTCCTCATCATTAGAAGAGTCAATTTCACTGCCGTCCAAATCATTGTCCTGGGCAGAAAACACAGCAAGTAATTTAATATGCAAAATTAGAAGATATACAAAAACTTTCACAAGAAATGTGAGAATTGTGATACCTCAGTGTGTGCATCAGA
It contains:
- the brwd1 gene encoding bromodomain and WD repeat-containing protein 3 isoform X1, which translates into the protein MAKNRNISLLETELYYLISRFLTTGPCRKTAEVLVSELEEYQLLPRRLDWLGHEHPRTYEDVVAANRHIAPDHLLQICKQIGPILEKEVPSCVPGLHSLLGLGKQSMLRTSKECDGVRLKTSSYAALHRGRPPERPFNSKKPPHIVHICRGRELTGVQRYSSITSVSNYGRMRLHRRILGHLSAVYCIAFDRTGLRIFTGSDDCLVKIWSSFDGRLHSTLRGHCAEITDLAVSYENTLIAAGSCDKAIRVWCLRTCAPVAVLLGHTGPITSLQFSPFAKGSKRYMLSTGTDATVCFWQWDVNNIKFSDRPDKFTERPRQGVQTVCSSFSPGGMFLATGSTDDVIRIYYMGSGSPEKISELHEHTDKVDSIQFCHTSERFVSGSRDGTARIWKLHQRQQWRCILLNMSTTLPGGEPSSEEDSYFKPKVTMVAWDRHDNTVITSVNNHLLKVWNSYTGQLLHVLKGHEAEVFVLEPHPFDPRIILSAGHDGNIFIWDLIRGTSTQHYFNMIEGQGFGAVFDCKFTPDGQRFACTDSHGHLLIFGFGCSKPYEKLPDQVFFHTDYRPLIRDNNSFVLDEQTQQAPHLMPPPFLVDVDGNPHPPRYQRLVPGRENIAAEHLVPQLGYVATSDGEVVEQVISQHTAEVEDVAIRRNTLLDVAIRNLQQQQERQNQVAPVGGPVAVPAQAFVPVVPPAPSTPRRVSVNERAEVQSPPNVGLRRSGQVEGVRQMHQNAPRSQMATERDLQAWRHRVVVPELAASSVRNQVDIRIARGDDEMALYSVKKRRIMYSSCRDDSDEEPPTAKRTHSRSDTLAFIELSCEEGEETVSSDAHTEDNDLDGSEIDSSNDEEWNSDSPSHSSSEYSDWTADAGINLQPPMSRKRVRRPLSSSEEEEEENEEEEEEKEQQQQQQQQQQQSDEEEKNATKGKEKAKKSKNKSPRRPKVRPSINREVSNEFRPSLWITDVIPRKTPFVPQMGDEVIYFRQGHEAYVEAVKRNDLYPINLDKQPWKKMVLRDQEFVKITGIKYEVCPPTLCCLKLTLIDHGTGKITDKSFSVKYHDMPDVIDFLVLRQSYDEALRKNWQPGDRFRSVIDDAWWFGTIVCQEPYQLEYADSLFQCFKVRWDNGENEKLSPWDMEAIPEDGNVQAFILAELPESEGGSIPVTAEEMSELMYKPMKGEWGDRSRDQESERIVPGISQLSTIEISAPFSGPVDLTQYPTYCTVIAYPTDLDTIRFRLMNKFYRRLSALIWDIRYIAHNARTFNEPRSKIAHSAKIITNVLQKFVNNPSCTDIMEIYSVVEEMDEDDEEADTEAPGTSSGHRLRQRSMEVVPDRDAWKEQCKNLLNYIFECEDSEPFREPVNPDNYPDYHNIIDTPMDFGTVKRTLGGERYENPIELCKDTRLIFANAKAYTPNKRSKIYSMTLRLSAFFEEQIRTIISDYKTAVKSSARLRRSQRFKKKTHDSTTATTSQKRGSVKTQGNGESAFRTKSTSAKVLAPERARRSRRSSTGQISSDDDSASKVASSTAESESEVSESEVESGPGTSKHYHGKQKARVTRGSSSKQRKKVDISDSDEKEAEEEGEEPFDSEGGGRDNGDESSHSSGRRYPSRVAKGSSVRLTRNAAAADRKKKEGRPEMNGHASRSSRRERRHRRAFNQTSSPASDGEEEDEITIRRSLKRKTARAAVNKIKLLEASDEEDEDEGDEEEEEEEEEEKPIGSRLRKTPRSNKRTTVLQSSSDSEEQHGSGSSEGQSEESQDEENFNDSSSSSSSQKKPNGDTRIPTNTKSNGTLNCVNGHSPNRKMDSNSRQVDKAAKEQSGAVEEEKENQTTVRHKRSRSSTRNCRITSEEEEEEAEVEEETSKRKTPRRKPPISSDEEDCLKRRIQQNGRNKGQSPFKDSKKSKMSMSKSQDHQKSASANKLDAGDSEVLSDTPKKPHRKRLKKEEKVEAESNHSSDDYRNKSRFARNSNKTKRPREDTSASENSAQEFKPKKLRRKRSTGSSDEESEDSEKVSSKRLRLRVLPKKKYISESSASEEDSGSQTRLRNSNKASRVSKEGCNKSESKKTSPNKSRIQTSSKRKLIYTSGSDEEEQKSVAKNNKKQDKWESKEDKEDSLSPSNSDQEEKVGGVSQRGKNNRPSKQKTRMESCSSDHSSDSESERLSAASKNSYGSSGSNSSSKRRSHTRLAGSSGERTASRQLRQRRPRVVSEGEDSAESYTKPQHKGRVNTRNRGKRTVLYHDSE
- the brwd1 gene encoding bromodomain and WD repeat-containing protein 3 isoform X2; amino-acid sequence: MAKNRNISLLETELYYLISRFLTTGPCRKTAEVLVSELEEYQLLPRRLDWLGHEHPRTYEDVVAANRHIAPDHLLQICKQIGPILEKEVPSCVPGLHSLLGLGKQSMLRTSKECDGVRLKTSSYAALHRGRPPERPFNSKKPPHIVHICRGRELTGVQRYSSITSVSNYGRMRLHRRILGHLSAVYCIAFDRTGLRIFTGSDDCLVKIWSSFDGRLHSTLRGHCAEITDLAVSYENTLIAAGSCDKAIRVWCLRTCAPVAVLLGHTGPITSLQFSPFAKGSKRYMLSTGTDATVCFWQWDVNNIKFSDRPDKFTERPRQGVQTVCSSFSPGGMFLATGSTDDVIRIYYMGSGSPEKISELHEHTDKVDSIQFCHTSERFVSGSRDGTARIWKLHQRQQWRCILLNMSTTLPGGEPSSEEDSYFKPKVTMVAWDRHDNTVITSVNNHLLKVWNSYTGQLLHVLKGHEAEVFVLEPHPFDPRIILSAGHDGNIFIWDLIRGTSTQHYFNMIEGQGFGAVFDCKFTPDGQRFACTDSHGHLLIFGFGCSKPYEKLPDQVFFHTDYRPLIRDNNSFVLDEQTQQAPHLMPPPFLVDVDGNPHPPRYQRLVPGRENIAAEHLVPQLGYVATSDGEVVEQVISQHTAEVEDVAIRRNTLLDVAIRNLQQQQERQNQVAPVGGPVAVPAQAFVPVVPPAPSTPRRVSVNERAEVQSPPNVGLRRSGQVEGVRQMHQNAPRSQMATERDLQAWRHRVVVPELAASSVRNQVDIRIARGDDEMALYSVKKRRIMYSSCRDDSDEEPPTAKRTHSRSDTLAFIELSCEEGEETVSSDAHTEDNDLDGSEIDSSNDEEWNSDSPSHSSSEYSDWTADAGINLQPPMSRKRVRRPLSSSEEEEEENEEEEEEKEQQQQQQQQQQQSDEEEKNATKGKEKAKKSKNKSPRRPKVRPSINREVSNEFRPSLWITDVIPRKTPFVPQMGDEVIYFRQGHEAYVEAVKRNDLYPINLDKQPWKKMVLRDQEFVKITGIKYEVCPPTLCCLKLTLIDHGTGKITDKSFSVKYHDMPDVIDFLVLRQSYDEALRKNWQPGDRFRSVIDDAWWFGTIVCQEPYQLEYADSLFQCFKVRWDNGENEKLSPWDMEAIPEDAELPESEGGSIPVTAEEMSELMYKPMKGEWGDRSRDQESERIVPGISQLSTIEISAPFSGPVDLTQYPTYCTVIAYPTDLDTIRFRLMNKFYRRLSALIWDIRYIAHNARTFNEPRSKIAHSAKIITNVLQKFVNNPSCTDIMEIYSVVEEMDEDDEEADTEAPGTSSGHRLRQRSMEVVPDRDAWKEQCKNLLNYIFECEDSEPFREPVNPDNYPDYHNIIDTPMDFGTVKRTLGGERYENPIELCKDTRLIFANAKAYTPNKRSKIYSMTLRLSAFFEEQIRTIISDYKTAVKSSARLRRSQRFKKKTHDSTTATTSQKRGSVKTQGNGESAFRTKSTSAKVLAPERARRSRRSSTGQISSDDDSASKVASSTAESESEVSESEVESGPGTSKHYHGKQKARVTRGSSSKQRKKVDISDSDEKEAEEEGEEPFDSEGGGRDNGDESSHSSGRRYPSRVAKGSSVRLTRNAAAADRKKKEGRPEMNGHASRSSRRERRHRRAFNQTSSPASDGEEEDEITIRRSLKRKTARAAVNKIKLLEASDEEDEDEGDEEEEEEEEEEKPIGSRLRKTPRSNKRTTVLQSSSDSEEQHGSGSSEGQSEESQDEENFNDSSSSSSSQKKPNGDTRIPTNTKSNGTLNCVNGHSPNRKMDSNSRQVDKAAKEQSGAVEEEKENQTTVRHKRSRSSTRNCRITSEEEEEEAEVEEETSKRKTPRRKPPISSDEEDCLKRRIQQNGRNKGQSPFKDSKKSKMSMSKSQDHQKSASANKLDAGDSEVLSDTPKKPHRKRLKKEEKVEAESNHSSDDYRNKSRFARNSNKTKRPREDTSASENSAQEFKPKKLRRKRSTGSSDEESEDSEKVSSKRLRLRVLPKKKYISESSASEEDSGSQTRLRNSNKASRVSKEGCNKSESKKTSPNKSRIQTSSKRKLIYTSGSDEEEQKSVAKNNKKQDKWESKEDKEDSLSPSNSDQEEKVGGVSQRGKNNRPSKQKTRMESCSSDHSSDSESERLSAASKNSYGSSGSNSSSKRRSHTRLAGSSGERTASRQLRQRRPRVVSEGEDSAESYTKPQHKGRVNTRNRGKRTVLYHDSE